From a region of the Drosophila virilis strain 15010-1051.87 chromosome 3, Dvir_AGI_RSII-ME, whole genome shotgun sequence genome:
- the LOC6623462 gene encoding E3 ubiquitin-protein ligase rfwd3.L, whose amino-acid sequence MVDEKIQEEQSNKEKLLQKLAEYEQREELHVEQMSKLRLLLISKMQAKNKGFLELRHSMQLLKDEYENSKACSICWDTIKPSGSHRAVSLLCGHLFGERCIRFSLLSSLECPQCRAPAHERDVHNIYGFPA is encoded by the coding sequence ATGGTGGACGaaaaaattcaagaagaaCAATCCAACAAGGAAAAATTGCTTCAGAAATTAGCAGAATATGAGCAACGAGAAGAGCTTCACGTGGAGCAAATGTCCAAATTGCGCCTGCTGCTTATAAGTAAAATGCAGGCGAAGAATAAGGGGTTTCTAGAGCTGAGACATTCCATGCAGCTGCTGAAGGACGAATATGAAAACAGTAAGGCCTGCTCCATATGTTGGGACACGATCAAGCCTTCTGGAAGTCATCGTGCGGTCTCATTGCTGTGTGGACATCTTTTTGGCGAGAGATGCATTCGATTCAGTCTGCTAAGTTCGCTTGAGTGTCCCCAGTGCAGGGCCCCAGCCCATGAAAGGGATGTGCACAATATCTATGGCTTCCCAGCCTAA